One genomic window of Actinoalloteichus hoggarensis includes the following:
- a CDS encoding glycosyltransferase has translation MKILVYAYGTRGDVQPYLALAAALGRAGHEAILSAPARFETLASAHGVEFRGRDDEWLGILEDPDVRRILAMGGMRKALDKDARRRARTRLHDDFRRLFPKILADTAAAADSDVDLVVHSQEYVDQGGQIAEKLGVPSVLALLHPFIVPSWEYPSGLFPFDTRLPRLLNRLSHVPLRFLRLERRTLARWRSEDLGLPPRPRSHDMQRRPDGGRVTVLHGFSRHVVTPASDWPSEVHTTGFWLLPGGDSWTPPPALAAFLDAGEPPVFIGFGSLAGLDPRETGRAVVAAVRAAGVRAVVSSGWGSIEIDDPPEDVLIVEEVPYDRLFPRMRAVVHAGSAGAMNEALAAGVPQAACPLHREQELWGNRVHRLGIGPAPVRQRDLNAAVLTEIIRQVVTDRTMAERAARMRTLVRAEDGARVAATVLTDLFDATATHTG, from the coding sequence ATGAAGATCCTGGTCTATGCCTATGGCACCCGCGGCGACGTGCAGCCCTACCTCGCCCTCGCCGCCGCCCTCGGACGCGCAGGCCACGAGGCGATCCTGTCGGCACCCGCCAGGTTCGAGACGCTGGCCTCCGCACACGGCGTCGAGTTCCGGGGCCGAGACGACGAGTGGCTGGGTATCCTCGAAGACCCGGATGTGCGGCGCATCCTCGCGATGGGCGGCATGCGCAAGGCACTCGACAAGGACGCGCGCCGCAGGGCCCGCACTCGCCTGCACGACGATTTCCGCAGGCTCTTCCCGAAGATCCTGGCCGACACCGCCGCTGCGGCCGACAGTGACGTCGATCTCGTGGTGCACTCACAGGAGTACGTCGATCAGGGAGGGCAGATCGCCGAGAAGCTCGGAGTGCCCTCGGTCCTCGCGCTGCTGCATCCCTTCATCGTGCCCAGCTGGGAGTACCCCAGCGGACTGTTCCCCTTCGACACACGGCTGCCCCGGCTGCTCAACCGGCTGAGTCACGTCCCGCTGCGCTTCCTCCGGCTCGAACGGCGGACGTTGGCGCGGTGGCGCTCGGAGGACCTGGGGCTGCCGCCGCGACCCCGAAGTCATGACATGCAGCGCAGGCCCGACGGCGGGCGGGTGACCGTGTTGCACGGCTTCAGCAGGCACGTCGTCACCCCCGCGTCGGACTGGCCCTCGGAAGTGCACACCACGGGGTTCTGGCTGTTGCCTGGCGGCGATTCGTGGACCCCGCCACCCGCGCTCGCGGCATTCCTCGACGCGGGCGAGCCGCCGGTGTTCATCGGCTTCGGGAGTCTCGCCGGACTCGATCCACGCGAGACCGGCCGCGCCGTCGTGGCGGCGGTTCGTGCGGCCGGAGTTCGTGCGGTGGTCAGCTCCGGCTGGGGCAGCATCGAGATCGACGATCCACCGGAGGACGTGCTGATCGTCGAGGAGGTGCCGTATGACCGTCTCTTCCCGAGAATGCGGGCCGTCGTGCACGCCGGCTCCGCCGGAGCGATGAACGAGGCGCTGGCGGCGGGCGTCCCACAGGCAGCCTGCCCACTGCATCGGGAGCAGGAACTGTGGGGGAATCGCGTTCATCGGCTTGGGATCGGTCCGGCACCTGTGCGTCAGCGTGACCTGAACGCGGCGGTCCTGACCGAGATCATCCGCCAGGTCGTCACCGATCGGACGATGGCCGAGCGTGCCGCCAGGATGCGCACGCTGGTGCGTGCCGAGGACGGGGCACGGGTCGCCGCGACGGTGCTCACCGACCTGTTCGACGCGACGGCGACTCATACCGGATAG
- a CDS encoding cytochrome P450, whose product MKADVSMDDLVYPFGRQDADTPALEYAWLREHHPLARVTTTYGTDAWLVTGYETVRSILSDDRFSSRMPVTSGAEMPEPRDDPTRSLFNIDPPDHTRLRRVLAGAFTAAQIQQRRDAMTTLARGLVDELVETRSTADLITCFVVPFTTGVIWDLLAVPPNLRPDFAQWVLDHQAIREPSWDPNPDTNPVLINRISLRRHVEELIAARRDDLGDDVVSRLIKARDAGEIDDDADVVVQLTGLIIAAYEPAFNTLGLALLALLADPERLRSLRSRPEAVPAAIEELLRHLAPTDIGFVRVASEDVEIGTEKVHAGEILILSLESANHDENVFAAADRLVLDRSPNPHMAFGHGRHHCLGAPLARAELAVALTTIAERLPTLRLEVPPESVPRRTALAQLGPLELPVSW is encoded by the coding sequence ATGAAGGCCGACGTCAGTATGGACGACCTGGTGTACCCGTTCGGGCGACAGGATGCCGACACTCCTGCCCTCGAGTATGCCTGGCTGCGTGAGCACCATCCCCTGGCCAGGGTCACCACCACGTATGGGACCGACGCGTGGCTGGTGACCGGCTATGAGACGGTCCGCTCCATCCTCAGTGACGACCGCTTCAGTTCGCGGATGCCGGTGACCTCTGGTGCCGAGATGCCCGAGCCTCGGGACGATCCGACGCGGTCGTTGTTCAACATCGATCCACCCGATCACACCCGTCTCCGCCGGGTCCTGGCTGGTGCGTTCACCGCCGCGCAGATCCAGCAACGTCGCGACGCGATGACGACACTCGCGCGAGGACTGGTCGACGAACTCGTCGAGACCCGATCGACCGCGGACCTCATCACCTGCTTCGTCGTGCCGTTCACGACGGGGGTGATCTGGGACCTCCTGGCCGTGCCGCCGAACCTCCGCCCCGACTTCGCCCAGTGGGTACTCGATCACCAGGCGATCCGCGAGCCCTCATGGGATCCGAATCCGGACACCAACCCCGTGCTGATCAATCGGATCAGCCTGCGTCGGCACGTGGAGGAGCTGATCGCAGCGCGCCGGGACGACCTCGGCGACGACGTCGTCAGCAGGCTGATCAAGGCTCGAGACGCGGGCGAGATAGACGACGACGCGGACGTCGTCGTTCAGCTCACGGGCCTGATCATCGCCGCCTACGAACCCGCCTTCAACACCCTCGGTCTCGCTCTTCTCGCGCTGCTCGCCGATCCCGAGCGTCTCCGATCACTGCGGAGCAGGCCCGAAGCCGTGCCCGCCGCGATCGAGGAGCTTCTGCGTCATCTCGCGCCGACGGACATCGGCTTCGTACGGGTGGCCTCCGAGGACGTCGAGATCGGCACGGAGAAGGTGCACGCGGGGGAGATTCTCATTCTGTCGCTCGAGTCGGCCAACCATGACGAGAACGTGTTCGCGGCCGCGGATCGACTCGTCCTCGACCGATCGCCGAACCCGCATATGGCGTTCGGGCACGGACGTCACCACTGCCTGGGCGCTCCACTGGCTCGTGCCGAGCTGGCCGTCGCCCTGACGACGATCGCCGAGCGGTTGCCGACGTTGCGCCTAGAGGTTCCGCCGGAGTCCGTGCCGCGTCGCACCGCCCTCGCGCAACTCGGGCCGCTCGAACTTCCGGTGTCGTGGTGA
- a CDS encoding thiocillin/thiostrepton family thiazolyl peptide: protein MMNANSVASVDVGIEGLTGLDVDTLEIGDYLDETVLDTTDLTETMTSSSSCTTCICTCSCSS from the coding sequence ATGATGAACGCTAATTCCGTGGCCAGTGTCGACGTCGGCATCGAGGGCCTCACGGGCCTCGACGTCGACACTCTCGAAATCGGTGACTACCTGGACGAGACCGTTCTGGACACCACCGACCTGACCGAGACGATGACCTCGTCGTCGTCCTGCACGACGTGCATCTGCACCTGCAGCTGCAGCTCGTGA
- a CDS encoding alpha/beta fold hydrolase — translation MIGLELPGHESDDIPEHPMRTAVERVREAVLDRPEPPLLVGLSYLGAAVVLRAAAGLGAAVRGVVVSGYSFTVDQTTLRRWLTGFTRMAQTQPRSAAHFAALHGPRWPRLLSATLDELGDGCLALPDRDDLARLESPVMLVNGALLENERRAVEPASRAGADVAVVAGAGHVVPQDSPRTFAALIEEFTVRIDERRTVFHHRRQTSDQARVPWSSDAERDSASA, via the coding sequence GTGATCGGGCTGGAACTGCCGGGACACGAATCGGACGACATACCCGAGCATCCGATGCGGACGGCGGTGGAGCGCGTTCGAGAGGCAGTGCTCGACCGGCCGGAGCCCCCGCTGCTGGTCGGACTGTCCTACCTGGGGGCCGCGGTGGTGCTGCGTGCCGCGGCCGGACTCGGCGCCGCGGTTCGAGGCGTAGTCGTGTCGGGCTACTCCTTCACCGTCGACCAGACGACCTTGCGCCGTTGGCTCACCGGCTTCACCCGCATGGCACAGACACAGCCCCGCAGCGCCGCCCACTTCGCCGCGCTGCACGGGCCCCGCTGGCCCCGGCTGTTGAGCGCGACGCTCGACGAACTCGGGGACGGGTGTCTGGCGCTCCCCGACCGCGACGACCTGGCTCGACTGGAGAGCCCGGTCATGCTGGTCAACGGCGCGCTGCTGGAGAACGAACGCCGTGCCGTCGAACCCGCGTCGCGGGCAGGCGCCGACGTGGCCGTCGTCGCGGGCGCGGGCCACGTGGTTCCACAGGACAGTCCCAGAACCTTCGCCGCCCTGATCGAGGAGTTCACCGTCCGCATCGACGAGAGGCGGACAGTGTTCCATCACCGCCGACAGACATCGGATCAGGCGCGGGTGCCGTGGTCGTCGGATGCCGAGCGCGATTCGGCGTCGGCCTGA
- a CDS encoding lantibiotic dehydratase — translation MPRAADTNLRIAGHGVTRVCSLPASVLERLRSRTLTDLADELRSLDEHWARSAPAAAAALTALVPVIVDRRRRASVLALRRRLNRALPVEGADISRALDHGVEPPWLQELTSLADRRSVLRERFVAVYDESWADERQALAELGGLHEIRASAQLTSDGLLRNIDRYRAEVDAGRGHDKRSRTTEATLVNLISRSALKPSPFGQLVHVRPVEILTETPAPQPADLAVAPIVHSVCRLPRQLVEWVHRSVAAHPMSREQTVLRRAPVVALSAEVGSFFVRGRDGTNQPAARERIVRVRRGAVLDVILAEPEGAPISETVLRRRVEEFDDGPDVLDQLIDDDVLARDLGIDEQDPDPMSTLVERLTPEAPAELREPLTALLHAEKTFGRGTPEDRVRLLKDIQRRTTEVALACRVAEPPLSVARTLIYDDGVVTRPLVESAARWTPHSPALTALHRLVPLFDDDAHVRAIVAEVVTELFGSGPHRLLPLYTALSAPKARAALGTRLLDLSAPVPTALRAIQDRVLAEAPYDTDADEVTIGIERLTALSEQAPSWVSSWPRVSWNLQRGSVMGRERLVVNAGAIGYGRAMSRFLTSFAAAEPTSARIVESMRAELTAEDDPASPLTDLAGVLGINGNVHPALLPRHLGYPCGTSGGWSGDRVSLEDCWVRTNDGTLELWQGRDGRRLRLIPLNFLLNDLAPQLYRFLGFFAMGSLANFSWWDRVDQRRPDRAGIRRYPRVRVGDVILDRRTWKIPRTELPDQTGPDRARSHLEIRRWQHANGLPDQVFYRQLTLPDPMVPMDVGENGVPSGPVRFPTAAERKPVLLDFTSVTGVAAWQRALRKVHADMTFQECLPLPAESPTEHVNEYVVETIGGRHV, via the coding sequence ATGCCCCGCGCGGCTGACACGAACCTGCGAATCGCCGGACACGGTGTCACCCGGGTCTGCAGTCTGCCGGCGTCCGTGTTGGAGCGGCTGCGATCTCGCACACTCACGGACCTCGCCGACGAGCTGCGCTCGCTCGACGAACACTGGGCTCGATCGGCCCCGGCCGCGGCCGCGGCCCTGACCGCCCTGGTTCCCGTGATCGTCGACCGCCGTCGCCGCGCGAGTGTTCTCGCTCTGCGCCGACGTCTCAACCGGGCGCTGCCGGTCGAAGGCGCTGACATCTCGCGCGCGCTGGACCACGGCGTGGAGCCGCCGTGGCTCCAGGAACTGACGAGTCTCGCCGACAGGCGGTCGGTGCTGCGCGAACGCTTCGTCGCCGTGTACGACGAGTCGTGGGCGGACGAACGGCAAGCCCTCGCCGAGCTCGGCGGCCTCCACGAGATCCGGGCCAGCGCACAGCTCACCTCCGACGGGCTGCTCCGCAACATCGACCGCTACAGAGCCGAGGTCGACGCGGGTCGGGGCCATGACAAGCGATCCCGCACGACGGAGGCGACCCTGGTCAACCTGATCAGCAGGAGTGCGCTCAAGCCGTCTCCGTTCGGACAGCTCGTTCATGTTCGGCCGGTCGAGATCCTGACTGAGACGCCGGCGCCTCAGCCGGCCGATCTCGCGGTCGCCCCGATCGTCCACTCGGTATGTCGACTGCCTCGGCAGCTGGTGGAGTGGGTTCATCGCAGCGTCGCGGCCCATCCGATGTCACGCGAGCAGACGGTGCTTCGGCGCGCGCCCGTCGTGGCGCTGTCCGCCGAGGTCGGTTCGTTCTTCGTCCGCGGCCGGGACGGCACGAACCAGCCTGCCGCCAGAGAGCGCATCGTGCGAGTCCGGCGTGGGGCCGTCCTCGATGTGATCCTGGCCGAGCCGGAGGGCGCTCCGATCTCGGAGACCGTCCTGCGCCGCCGAGTCGAGGAGTTCGACGACGGTCCGGACGTCCTCGATCAGCTCATCGACGACGACGTGCTCGCCCGCGATCTCGGCATCGACGAGCAGGACCCCGATCCGATGTCGACGCTGGTCGAACGACTGACGCCGGAGGCGCCCGCAGAGCTGCGTGAACCCCTGACCGCGCTGCTCCACGCGGAGAAGACCTTCGGGCGAGGAACGCCCGAAGACCGAGTCAGGCTGCTGAAGGACATCCAGCGCAGGACGACGGAGGTGGCGCTGGCATGCCGAGTCGCCGAGCCGCCCCTCAGCGTCGCACGGACTCTGATCTACGACGACGGAGTGGTGACACGACCACTCGTCGAGTCCGCCGCGCGATGGACCCCGCACTCGCCCGCGCTGACCGCACTGCATCGCCTGGTTCCGTTGTTCGACGATGACGCGCATGTACGGGCCATCGTCGCCGAGGTCGTCACGGAGCTGTTCGGCTCTGGTCCACACCGACTGCTCCCGCTCTACACCGCGTTGTCCGCGCCCAAGGCCAGGGCCGCGCTGGGCACTCGGCTTCTCGACCTGAGCGCTCCAGTGCCCACCGCGCTGCGTGCCATCCAAGACCGAGTACTCGCCGAAGCGCCCTACGACACGGACGCCGACGAGGTGACGATCGGGATCGAACGACTCACCGCCCTTTCCGAGCAGGCGCCGTCCTGGGTCTCGTCGTGGCCGAGGGTGAGTTGGAACCTGCAACGCGGGAGCGTCATGGGGCGAGAGCGACTCGTGGTGAACGCCGGAGCCATCGGCTACGGCCGGGCGATGTCCCGATTCCTGACCTCCTTCGCCGCCGCCGAGCCGACATCGGCTCGGATCGTGGAGTCGATGCGCGCGGAGTTGACCGCAGAGGACGACCCCGCCTCGCCGCTGACGGACCTGGCAGGTGTGCTCGGGATCAACGGGAACGTGCATCCCGCCCTGCTCCCCCGGCACCTCGGCTATCCGTGCGGAACCTCAGGCGGCTGGTCCGGAGATCGTGTATCCCTGGAGGACTGCTGGGTGAGGACGAACGACGGAACGTTGGAGCTCTGGCAGGGCCGAGACGGCAGGAGACTGCGGCTCATTCCGCTGAACTTCCTGCTCAACGATCTGGCGCCGCAGCTCTATCGGTTCCTCGGCTTCTTCGCGATGGGGAGTCTCGCCAACTTCTCGTGGTGGGATCGAGTCGACCAGCGGCGGCCCGACCGTGCCGGAATCCGTCGCTATCCGAGAGTCCGGGTCGGCGACGTCATCCTGGACCGTCGCACCTGGAAGATTCCGCGGACTGAGCTTCCCGACCAGACCGGGCCTGACCGTGCGAGGTCCCACCTGGAGATCAGGCGGTGGCAGCACGCCAACGGCCTGCCTGATCAGGTCTTCTATCGGCAGCTCACCCTGCCGGACCCGATGGTGCCGATGGACGTCGGCGAGAACGGCGTCCCGTCCGGCCCCGTCCGATTCCCGACCGCAGCGGAGCGCAAGCCCGTACTGCTCGACTTCACCAGTGTCACCGGTGTCGCCGCCTGGCAGCGCGCACTGCGCAAGGTCCACGCCGACATGACCTTCCAAGAGTGCCTGCCACTGCCTGCGGAGTCGCCGACGGAACACGTCAACGAATACGTGGTGGAGACGATCGGAGGACGCCATGTCTGA